The DNA segment CCAGTAGGATCAACGCAAGCAGGCCACCGAGCAGACCCAGCCAGAAGCCTCCGTAGAGAAACGGGCGGCGGATGAAGGCATCCGTCGCGCCGATGAGCTTGGCGACTTCGATTTCCTGGCGACGGTTGAGGATGTCGAGCCGGATTGTGTTGCCCACCACCAGCAGTACCGCGAGTGCCAACATGCCACCCACGACCCAGACGGCACGTTGGGCGATGGTGACGATGGCATACAGCCGCTCCACCCAGGCCAGATTTAATTGCGCGTCCGCGACCTCTGGGCGTGTCGCCAGATTTTGTCGTAATGCACGGATCTGAGTGGCCTGATGTCCTTGAAGGCGAGGGTAGACGATCACGACTGGTGGTAGCGGGTTGTTGGGTAGCGCGTCGAGTGCATCGCCGAAGCCGGCGGATTCGGCCAGTTCGGACAGACCCTGTTCGGGTGTGACCGTCTTGACGCGTTCGATACGCGGATCGTTGCGCAACTGGTTGGCAAGGTCGGTCATCGCTGGGTCGGAGGTGCCGGATTTGAGGTACAGGGTGATCTGTACGCCGCGATCCCAGCTGCCGGCTACTCGTTCGATATTGGTCAGTACCACGTAGAGTCCGGCAGGCAGTGCCAGTGCGATGCCGATGACGGCAACGGTCATTGCGCTGGCCGTGGGGGTGCGATACAGCTTGCCGAGGCTGAAAAAAAGTGCGCGCGCATGGTTGAGCAACCAGGCAGTCGGCCGGCGGTGAGAATCGCCGTTCCGGCGGCTGATTCGCGCGACTTTCGGTTTTGGGGGCGATGCTGCCTTGCGTGGGCGCTTGCGGGGATTGCGGCCGATCATCGGTGCGGCACCGCGTGGGTGGGGTCGTCGTCGAGGCGTCCGGCATAAAGGCCGATCACGCGTTTGTCCATGAGTCGGATGAGTTCATGGTCATGACTTGCGACCAACACAGTCACCCCGACCCGGTTGAACTCGTCGAACAGGCTCATCACCTCCAGCGACAGCTCAGGGTCGAGATTACCCGTAGGCTCGTCGGCGAGCAGGATGGGTGGCTTATTGACCACCGCACGGGCGATACCGACGCGCTGCTGCTCGCCGGTGGATAGCGTGATCGGCAGCGCGCGCTCCTTGTGCAGCAGGCCGACCTTGTCGAGCGAAGCGCGCACACGGCGCAGGATTTCCGCGTGACGCAGGCCGGCGATGACCAGAGGCAGGGCGACGTTGTCGCCCACGCTGCGATCGTGCAGCAGGTGATGGTCCTGAAAGATCATGCCGATCTGACGGCGATAATAGGGGATTTGCCGATTGCCGATGGTCTGCAGGTTGCGGCCGTTGATCACGATTTGTCCGCGCGAGGGACGCTCGATCATCGCGATCAGCTTGAGCAGCGTGCTCTTGCCGGCGCCGGAGTGCCCGGTGAGGAAGGCCATTTCGCCAGCGTCGAGTTCCAGGTTTACGTCGGCAAGGGCCTCCTGGCCGGTGGTATAGCGTTTGCCGACGTGCTGCAGGAAGATCATGTGTCTAGTCGTCTGTCGCGGCGTGCTCCGCCAATAGGGCCGAGACGAATTCATCAGCCGCGAAGGGACGCAGATCGTCGATCGCTTCGCCGACGCCGATGAAGCGGATCGGAATGCCGACTTGCTGTGCGATAGCGAACAGGATGCCGCCCTTGGCAGTGCCGTCGAGCTTGGTCACCGTGATCCCGGTCAGCCCCAGGGCATTGTGAAACTCGCGGGCCTGCACCAGCGCGTTCTGCCCGATGCCGGCATCCACCACGAGCATGATCTCGTGGGGGGCGTCCTGATCCAGTTTGGCGATCACGCGCTTGACCTTGCGCAGTTCGTCCATGAGGTTGGTCTGGGTGTGCAGCCGCCCGGCGGTGTCCGCGATCAGCACATCGACATCGCGCGCACGGGCTGCTTGTAGGCCATCGAAGATGACCGAGGCGCTGTCCGCGCCGCTGCCCTGGGAGATCACCTGGATCTCGTTGCGCGCGCCCCAGGCTTGCAGTTGCTCCACTGCGGCGGCGCGAAAGGTGTCGCCCGCCGCCAGTATCACCGATTTACCCTCGGTCTGCAGATGCTTGGCGAGCTTGCCGATGGTGGTCGTTTTGCCGGCGCCGTTGATGCCGACCATGAGGATGACATAGGGCCGTCGAGACGCATCGATGGTCAGCGGTCGGGCCACGGGCTGCAGGATTGCGGTCATGTTTTCGCGCAGCGCCGCGAACAGGGCCTCGGCATCGCCGAGCTGCTTGCGCCGCACGCGCGCGGTCAGATCGTCGATGATGCGCGTGGTGGCTTCGATGCCCACGTCCGCCATCAGCAACCGCGTTTCGAGTTCCTCCAGCAGCGCATCGTCGATGGCCTTGCGACCAAGCAGCAGCGAGGCGACGCCGCCGGTCAGGCCACGCCCTGTCTTGGACAGCCCTTTGCGTAGTCGGGAGAACAACCCACCGCGCGGGGCATCCGGGGCGGCTACCGACGGTGCCGTCGGTGGCGATGAGGGTGCCGGTGTTTCAGGTGTGGAGGCCGTTTGCGCGGGCGCAATTTCGCCGCCGTCGTTCTCGACCGGCTGCGCGTTTTCGGGGGTATCCTGATCCGGTGACTTCTTGCGTCTTATGAAACCGAACATAATGGCGGCATTCCCGGCCGGTGTAATCGAAATTGGAGAGCATGCACATGCTAGCAGGAGCGCGCCGCTCGCGTAATCCGCAGTACGCGGTATTAGGTCGATTTAAGGCCCGTTGCGTCATTATTCGGAGCGCGTAATGGCGGTGACGCGGAAGCGCCGTGGTAATCCGCGCGCAGGGGCGGCCAACCAGCTGCGCATTATCGGTGGCCGCTGGCGGGGGCGGCGCATCGATTTTCCAGATGCCCCCGGCTTGCGCCCGACCATCGACCGGGTGCGTGAGACGCTGTTCAATTGGTTGCAATGGGCGCTGCCCGGCAGCGTTTGCCTGGATCTGTTCGCGGGTAGTGGCGCATTGGGTCTAGAGGCTGCGTCGCGCGGGGCGGCCGAGGTTGTGATGATCGAGTCCGCGCCGCAGGTGGCTGCGTGCTTGAGAGAGAATGCCGCGCGCTTCGGCGCCATCGGAGTGGATGTCGTGAACACGACCGCCCAGGCGTATCTGCAGAACCCGACGCGGACGTTCGACATCGTGTTTCTCGATCCGCCGTTCGCGCATGATTTGCTGGCGCCGACGTTGTCGGCGCTGGTGGACGGCGGTTGGCTGCGCCCCGGGGCCTGGGTGTATCTGGAATACCCGGCGGACGCAGGTATGCCGACATTGCCGCCCGGTCTGACGTTGAGTCGTCAGCAACGTGCCGGGCAGGCGGCCTATGCCCTGGCGCGCTGGCAAACGAAGACAGATAGCGTCGCCGATTGGTGACGGGCTGCATCAAATTAATATTGGTACATACTCGGCAGGGGGAGTGATCAATATCCCCCGTCGTAGTGGAGGTAGTGATCGTGCTGGAATCTTGGTATTTGGCGGCAGTCATTGCCGCCGGCGTCGCCGCCGGCTGGCTGTTGCGTCATTTGTTTGCCATCGGCGCCAGACGTGTGCTGCAGTCGCGTCTGGAGGCCACCGAGACGCGTGTGGAAGAATTGCGCCCGGCGTTGGCCGAATCCGAGCGCCTGCGCACTGAGTTACACGAACGCCTGATCGAGCGCGAGCGCGGCTTTGCCGAACTGGCCGGCCGCAGCGAAGGTGAGCGTCGGCGGGTGACAGAATTGCTGGCAGAGCTGCAGGCAAGGACGGCGGCGCTGGATTCGGAGCGCGAGCTGACCACCGAACTGCAGCGAGATCTGGCCGAGCTGCGCGAACGTCTGATCCAGGAGCGTCGTGGCTCCACTGAGAAGCTCGCCTTGTTGGAGGAGGCGCGCACCAATCTGGCGGATGCCTTCAAGGCGCTTTCCTCCGAGGCCCTCAAGCACAACAACGAATCCTTCCTGCGCCTGGCCCAGGAGAACCTGAGTCGTTTCCAGGAGGGTGCGCAGTCCGATCTGACGAAACGCCAGAAGGCCATCGAGGAATTGACTCGGCCGATTCGCGAATCGCTCAGCAAGGTCGACGGCACGCTGGGCGAGATGGAAAAGTCACGGGTATCCGCCTATAGCGCGCTAGACCAGCAGCTCCAGTCCTTGCTCAAGCACCACCTGCCGCAATTGCATGCCGAGACGGCCAATCTGGTGAAGGCCCTGCGCCAGCCGGCCGCGCGTGGCCGCTGGGGCGAAGTGCAGCTTAAGCGGGTGGTGGAAATGGCTGGCATGCTTGAGCACTGCGACTTCGACGAACAGGTCAGCCAGAATACCGAGGGTGGCCGGTTGCGTCCGGACATGATCGTCAACCTGCCGGGTGGGCGGCGTATCGTGGTCGACGCCAAGGCGCCGGTGGATGCCTACCTCACCGCCGTCGAGGCGCCCGACGAGATCACGCGCGAAGCAGCGTTGCTGCGCCACGGTCAGCAGGTGCGTACGCACATCAGTCAGCTAGGCCGCAAGAGCTACTTCGAGCAGTTCGAGCCTTCGCCGGAGTTTGTCGTCATGTTTGTGCCCGGCGAAGCCTTCTTTTCCGCCGCATTGGCGCAGGACCCGAACCTCATTGAGTTTGGTGCCGAACAACGTGTGATTCCGGCCAGCCCGACCACACTGATCGCCCTGCTCAAGGCGGTCGCTTACGGCTGGCGCCAGGAGGCCATGGCGCGCAATGCCGTGGAGGTTGCCGCGCTGGGCAAGGAGCTGTACGACCGCATCGCCACACTGGCCAAGCACTGGGAGGCGGTCGGTAGCCGACTCGATCAGGCGGTCGATGCCTACAACAAATCGGTGGGTACGCTGGAGCGGCGCGTGCTGCCCAGCGCGCGCAAGTTCCGCGATCTCAAGACGGTGGCCGCGGATGCCGAGATCGATCCGCTGAGTCCTCTGACGGAAGAGACCCGGCGCCTAACCGCGGCCGAATTCGATGTTGTGGCATCACCGGATATGACGGACTGAGGACGGTCTCACCCGCATTTTTCGTTTGCTCAAAACCTTGTTGGCGTTATTGGGTCATCATCGCGAGCGAGCGGCAAAGTTCTGGGCTACGTGAACAGGCCCTAGTTGCGCAGCCCCACAAGGGGATTGTCAGGATCGATGTCATCCATGAAGGGTTTACGTCGCTCGGTGTGGGTGAGCTGGTAGACGAGCCCAATCCAGTTGCTGACCACGGCCTCGGCGGTATCGTGCCAGGTGTTGTCCAGCCGCGGCAGCAGCAGATGCTCGGGTAGCTCGGGCATGGCGTCGCCCTCGTGCCGGGCCTGCTTGACGCGCAGGCGATATTCGCGCAGCACGGCCTGCGACCAACCATCGAAATAGCCCGTTACGAAGGGCGGATAGTCCTCCAGTTCGCCGGCGAGGTAGCGACGCAGCTCGCGCTTGTACTCCTTGAGCAGCGAAATGGTGTCGTACTCGGGATGTCCTTGACAGAACACGAAGCGGAAGCCGTCGGCGCTGGTGGCCAGATGCACGCCGATCTCGTCGCTTTCCGCCAGTACGCGCAGCCCGGCCTGCCGGAACTGGACCCGCGTGACTGCGTTCCAGCGCGAATGCGGCACGTCGAAGCGCGTGTTGATACCGTCCACCAGGGGGTGTGCCGGGTCGATCACGCGATGCGGATAGACGCCCCAGATCTTCGCTGGTCGCGGCTCGCGGCGCTGACCGTAGCGCAGCTCCAGCACCGCGTGCGTGGCGAGGCAGGAGCACAGCGTCGAGGTCACGTTCTCCCAGGCCCATTCGATGATCTGGCTCAGCGGTTGCCAGAAGGGCTGGGTGGACAGCTCCGGTCCGATCACGTTGGCGCCGGTGATGATGAGCGCGTCCAGCCCTTGTTCGCGCAGATCCTCGAAGCGCTCGTAATAGCGCTCGACGTGCTCGCGCGCGGCCTCGCCGCGAGGCAGTTCCGGCAGGGTGAAGGGGTGCACGTAGAA comes from the Acidihalobacter yilgarnensis genome and includes:
- the ftsX gene encoding permease-like cell division protein FtsX is translated as MIGRNPRKRPRKAASPPKPKVARISRRNGDSHRRPTAWLLNHARALFFSLGKLYRTPTASAMTVAVIGIALALPAGLYVVLTNIERVAGSWDRGVQITLYLKSGTSDPAMTDLANQLRNDPRIERVKTVTPEQGLSELAESAGFGDALDALPNNPLPPVVIVYPRLQGHQATQIRALRQNLATRPEVADAQLNLAWVERLYAIVTIAQRAVWVVGGMLALAVLLVVGNTIRLDILNRRQEIEVAKLIGATDAFIRRPFLYGGFWLGLLGGLLALILLALSLWLLAGPINRLAGLYGSDYVLTGLSLGATLRLLVLSIAFGLGGSWLAVGRHLRDIEPS
- the ftsE gene encoding cell division ATP-binding protein FtsE, whose amino-acid sequence is MIFLQHVGKRYTTGQEALADVNLELDAGEMAFLTGHSGAGKSTLLKLIAMIERPSRGQIVINGRNLQTIGNRQIPYYRRQIGMIFQDHHLLHDRSVGDNVALPLVIAGLRHAEILRRVRASLDKVGLLHKERALPITLSTGEQQRVGIARAVVNKPPILLADEPTGNLDPELSLEVMSLFDEFNRVGVTVLVASHDHELIRLMDKRVIGLYAGRLDDDPTHAVPHR
- the ftsY gene encoding signal recognition particle-docking protein FtsY, with amino-acid sequence MFGFIRRKKSPDQDTPENAQPVENDGGEIAPAQTASTPETPAPSSPPTAPSVAAPDAPRGGLFSRLRKGLSKTGRGLTGGVASLLLGRKAIDDALLEELETRLLMADVGIEATTRIIDDLTARVRRKQLGDAEALFAALRENMTAILQPVARPLTIDASRRPYVILMVGINGAGKTTTIGKLAKHLQTEGKSVILAAGDTFRAAAVEQLQAWGARNEIQVISQGSGADSASVIFDGLQAARARDVDVLIADTAGRLHTQTNLMDELRKVKRVIAKLDQDAPHEIMLVVDAGIGQNALVQAREFHNALGLTGITVTKLDGTAKGGILFAIAQQVGIPIRFIGVGEAIDDLRPFAADEFVSALLAEHAATDD
- the rsmD gene encoding 16S rRNA (guanine(966)-N(2))-methyltransferase RsmD, with product MAVTRKRRGNPRAGAANQLRIIGGRWRGRRIDFPDAPGLRPTIDRVRETLFNWLQWALPGSVCLDLFAGSGALGLEAASRGAAEVVMIESAPQVAACLRENAARFGAIGVDVVNTTAQAYLQNPTRTFDIVFLDPPFAHDLLAPTLSALVDGGWLRPGAWVYLEYPADAGMPTLPPGLTLSRQQRAGQAAYALARWQTKTDSVADW
- the rmuC gene encoding DNA recombination protein RmuC encodes the protein MLESWYLAAVIAAGVAAGWLLRHLFAIGARRVLQSRLEATETRVEELRPALAESERLRTELHERLIERERGFAELAGRSEGERRRVTELLAELQARTAALDSERELTTELQRDLAELRERLIQERRGSTEKLALLEEARTNLADAFKALSSEALKHNNESFLRLAQENLSRFQEGAQSDLTKRQKAIEELTRPIRESLSKVDGTLGEMEKSRVSAYSALDQQLQSLLKHHLPQLHAETANLVKALRQPAARGRWGEVQLKRVVEMAGMLEHCDFDEQVSQNTEGGRLRPDMIVNLPGGRRIVVDAKAPVDAYLTAVEAPDEITREAALLRHGQQVRTHISQLGRKSYFEQFEPSPEFVVMFVPGEAFFSAALAQDPNLIEFGAEQRVIPASPTTLIALLKAVAYGWRQEAMARNAVEVAALGKELYDRIATLAKHWEAVGSRLDQAVDAYNKSVGTLERRVLPSARKFRDLKTVAADAEIDPLSPLTEETRRLTAAEFDVVASPDMTD
- the metA gene encoding homoserine O-succinyltransferase MetA, which gives rise to MPIVAHNSLPTFERLRDEGLRVLSPHRARNQDIRELHIGLLNMMPDKALAATERQFLRLVAQSNPIAQFYVHPFTLPELPRGEAAREHVERYYERFEDLREQGLDALIITGANVIGPELSTQPFWQPLSQIIEWAWENVTSTLCSCLATHAVLELRYGQRREPRPAKIWGVYPHRVIDPAHPLVDGINTRFDVPHSRWNAVTRVQFRQAGLRVLAESDEIGVHLATSADGFRFVFCQGHPEYDTISLLKEYKRELRRYLAGELEDYPPFVTGYFDGWSQAVLREYRLRVKQARHEGDAMPELPEHLLLPRLDNTWHDTAEAVVSNWIGLVYQLTHTERRKPFMDDIDPDNPLVGLRN